The following coding sequences lie in one Myxococcus xanthus genomic window:
- a CDS encoding serine/threonine protein kinase: MNVISIFPRAGMSVDGWRVIRELGNGGFAVVFLVEKHGRRSALKLARHRDSSGDDKQTHARTLRELSALLLLEHPNIVKHRGYGYSEHGNVYLALEYIDGWTLAEWAERKHPTVQEVLQVFDKLCSALSYMHSRGVLHRDLKLSNVLIRKSDGEPIIIDFSCANYSLAEELTDAGLPPGTDRFRAPEQFKWLREHKAEHRAKYAFRVADEIFAVGAMLYELLTDPRPTEIQARFSLNSTVILPPPARALNGRVPEALNDLVASILSREPAKRPVDTEALRRELGELLAYSSAEYLSPVHPPSEQRQGGPSEQQMPAVANSSLPRAPTHAVRGWHGLLGGLAALIALVVAGGFWLSRGEPPQPRDPQVASAPPPPSSPHSAPLVSAAPAMSPPSPPPVLLTGPEIAAPKEGSTVKTTPSPKAPTQGRPPGGRTKAAVVADCATMTLVAALAAGCPGAQIRPESFTCPAGAEEAMREDLRWEINQSFRVTLDSRRGPFDQVWFTAGEDVVGVVPKGVDSRQRAVAPPGTRFYGKAYFLSDRMGRSEGPALVIRYDRVKLPGQDERPVCFVVEKPADGYEDGRVNAVNTGGGYVVDRWP; the protein is encoded by the coding sequence ATGAACGTGATTTCGATATTCCCGCGTGCTGGAATGTCCGTTGATGGTTGGCGTGTCATCAGGGAGCTTGGGAACGGTGGTTTCGCTGTCGTTTTCCTCGTTGAGAAACACGGCCGCAGAAGTGCGCTCAAGTTGGCGCGTCACCGGGATTCAAGCGGGGACGACAAGCAAACTCATGCAAGGACGCTCCGGGAGCTTTCGGCGCTTCTGCTCCTGGAACATCCGAACATTGTCAAGCACCGTGGGTATGGGTACTCCGAGCATGGGAACGTCTATCTCGCGCTTGAGTACATCGATGGCTGGACGCTAGCGGAGTGGGCGGAGCGGAAACACCCCACGGTGCAGGAGGTCTTGCAGGTCTTTGATAAGCTCTGCTCCGCACTGTCATACATGCACAGTCGCGGTGTCCTGCATCGGGATTTAAAGCTGTCCAACGTTCTAATTCGAAAGAGCGATGGAGAGCCAATCATCATCGACTTTAGCTGTGCGAACTACTCATTGGCCGAAGAGCTTACGGATGCTGGCTTGCCCCCGGGCACGGACCGTTTTCGCGCGCCTGAGCAATTCAAATGGCTCCGGGAGCACAAGGCCGAGCACCGCGCGAAGTACGCCTTTCGTGTCGCGGACGAGATCTTCGCGGTCGGAGCGATGCTCTATGAACTGCTGACAGACCCCCGCCCGACCGAGATTCAAGCGCGCTTTTCGCTCAACAGTACGGTCATATTGCCCCCACCCGCGCGTGCGTTGAACGGACGCGTGCCGGAAGCGTTAAACGACCTCGTGGCGAGCATCCTGTCGCGGGAGCCTGCAAAGCGCCCCGTCGATACCGAGGCGCTACGTCGCGAACTGGGCGAACTCCTGGCCTATTCGAGCGCGGAGTACCTGTCCCCAGTGCATCCACCATCCGAACAGCGGCAGGGGGGACCATCGGAACAGCAGATGCCCGCAGTTGCGAACTCAAGCCTTCCTAGGGCGCCTACGCATGCCGTCCGGGGATGGCATGGACTCCTGGGGGGCCTCGCGGCCCTCATCGCGCTTGTCGTGGCCGGGGGCTTCTGGCTCAGCCGGGGGGAACCGCCGCAGCCACGAGATCCGCAGGTTGCTAGTGCTCCACCACCTCCCAGTTCCCCACATTCCGCGCCGCTCGTATCGGCCGCCCCTGCTATGTCACCTCCTAGCCCCCCGCCTGTGCTGCTGACGGGCCCTGAGATTGCCGCTCCGAAGGAAGGTTCAACCGTGAAGACGACTCCGTCACCCAAGGCCCCGACCCAAGGACGCCCGCCGGGCGGGAGGACGAAAGCCGCCGTTGTTGCCGACTGCGCGACGATGACGCTCGTCGCGGCGCTCGCGGCGGGGTGCCCCGGGGCTCAGATTCGGCCTGAGTCGTTCACCTGCCCGGCCGGTGCGGAAGAGGCGATGCGGGAGGATCTGCGCTGGGAGATCAACCAGTCGTTCCGCGTTACCCTCGATAGTCGCCGGGGCCCGTTCGACCAAGTTTGGTTCACCGCAGGGGAGGATGTGGTGGGGGTCGTTCCCAAAGGCGTGGATTCGCGTCAAAGAGCTGTAGCCCCACCCGGAACACGCTTCTACGGGAAGGCGTATTTCCTCTCTGACCGCATGGGGCGCTCGGAGGGGCCTGCGCTAGTCATCCGCTACGACCGTGTGAAGCTGCCGGGACAGGACGAACGCCCCGTCTGCTTCGTGGTCGAGAAGCCTGCCGATGGCTACGAAGATGGCCGAGTGAATGCGGTCAACACTGGAGGCGGCTAC
- a CDS encoding DUF2381 family protein — MIQPVRLALALVLAWGAATPAMAAQAERAKRDRAVSVANGPADSLPVVRVEHGTPTLFLFPAPINRKTLTFDESRIRVLDAGERSVIVQPVADLAEGERYEVGVFFADGRAPARAAFLLVTDPAEVDIQINVQRPELAGAACPVDQPRAPRPEDFVLLGLVDKEGVSATPIKDYKDAGRGFLVQSAIAYRGKGWVLVDAMVVNHVGQAPWEPRDAMLTGRVGLPLRARIVSVDTGAIQPGENRQILVVAESAQLSASPVYSLELVGDGRTLKIPNVRFPKAAFGATP; from the coding sequence TTGATCCAACCGGTCAGATTGGCCCTTGCGCTCGTTCTCGCGTGGGGGGCTGCGACGCCAGCCATGGCGGCACAAGCGGAACGCGCGAAGCGGGACCGCGCGGTGTCCGTTGCAAACGGCCCTGCCGATTCACTTCCTGTCGTCCGGGTGGAGCACGGCACGCCGACGCTCTTCCTGTTCCCGGCTCCTATCAACCGGAAGACCCTTACCTTCGACGAGTCGCGGATTCGCGTTCTAGACGCCGGGGAGCGGTCGGTCATCGTTCAGCCGGTGGCCGACCTTGCCGAAGGCGAGCGCTACGAAGTTGGGGTCTTCTTCGCGGATGGTCGGGCGCCCGCGCGAGCTGCCTTCCTGCTGGTGACAGACCCTGCCGAAGTGGACATTCAAATCAACGTTCAGCGTCCTGAGTTAGCAGGTGCGGCATGCCCCGTTGACCAACCGCGAGCACCCAGACCCGAAGACTTCGTGCTGCTGGGACTTGTCGATAAGGAAGGCGTCTCGGCTACGCCAATCAAGGATTATAAAGACGCAGGGCGAGGCTTTCTCGTGCAGTCGGCGATAGCCTATCGGGGGAAGGGCTGGGTGCTGGTTGATGCAATGGTGGTCAATCATGTCGGACAGGCACCCTGGGAGCCGAGAGATGCAATGTTGACTGGACGAGTTGGTTTGCCTCTTCGTGCCCGAATTGTGTCAGTCGATACCGGGGCGATTCAGCCGGGGGAGAATCGACAGATACTGGTAGTGGCTGAATCAGCGCAGTTGAGTGCAAGCCCAGTTTACTCTTTAGAGTTGGTCGGAGATGGTCGAACGCTCAAAATTCCCAATGTGCGCTTTCCGAAGGCAGCCTTTGGGGCGACCCCATGA
- a CDS encoding imm11 family protein, with product MERRFFDLGVDVYVKGRWYLSDPADSAGNEVDDIWRFTEGRPIELRERLRIPIFRPGEPLDIEFAGAGGTPIVSERVASVFRELAPDDVQLFPVDVDGESNAYFLLNATRTIRCIDDAACREVQFFTADEELHAHRAGEYRSVIGLRIDKSKVGDARVFRTWGWHLPIIVDEEIKDALEANGIFGGKFEEV from the coding sequence GTGGAACGACGCTTCTTTGACTTAGGGGTTGATGTGTATGTGAAGGGTCGTTGGTACCTCTCAGACCCGGCCGACTCAGCGGGAAATGAGGTCGACGACATTTGGAGGTTCACCGAAGGACGGCCTATCGAGCTTCGCGAGAGGTTGCGGATTCCGATCTTCAGGCCCGGGGAGCCGCTCGATATCGAGTTCGCGGGAGCGGGTGGAACTCCGATTGTCAGTGAGCGAGTCGCGTCGGTGTTCCGTGAACTGGCCCCCGATGACGTTCAGCTATTCCCCGTCGACGTTGACGGTGAGTCCAACGCCTATTTTCTGCTCAATGCGACGCGAACGATTCGTTGCATTGATGATGCTGCATGCCGGGAGGTCCAGTTCTTTACTGCCGACGAAGAGCTGCATGCACACAGGGCAGGTGAGTACCGCTCCGTTATTGGATTGAGGATCGACAAGTCAAAGGTGGGGGATGCGCGTGTGTTCCGGACCTGGGGATGGCACTTGCCGATCATTGTCGACGAGGAAATCAAGGATGCCCTCGAAGCGAACGGCATCTTCGGCGGCAAGTTCGAGGAGGTCTGA
- a CDS encoding AHH domain-containing protein, with protein sequence MRALGIAALLLLASGCASTRVVHLNTGRGEPIAFTPVESDPVEIGKDEFKRAVAQLVLDMRLDVAFGEVEEDGRRSLLASSEGFVDGAQGRSAPSAYERICQRQDEPHSCLSMLAGGFSLGPSERRMLALYFALDTVWEGVEDAIRDMVNPAALRAMVTSMIGVALVMLVAPEPITKVIAIALTASLIAYLGTGPVWNLGQGFLRLLDESRDAVGFADLERAGHRFGKVLGDNGARVLVIVALSALGGKRAMASQGPKMPGFAQAASRAQLEGGFQLSAALAGEVQAISISSAGVLNVTLAPTAVAAVAMGAGEGVGAAPAVGVGGRIQGDPDGNVHHICTDKNSVSDANGGPWTPEFEKLFNRAGMKLSDPSNLVRIRGHKGPHPAEYHGVVLRRISSVMRSCRCVEQCRAALTGELAKIAQELVSKGSEMRALITKGSKE encoded by the coding sequence ATGAGAGCTTTAGGAATTGCTGCACTGTTGCTGCTTGCGAGCGGGTGCGCGTCGACTCGTGTCGTGCATCTGAACACTGGGCGCGGAGAGCCAATCGCCTTCACGCCAGTTGAATCCGACCCTGTCGAGATAGGAAAAGACGAGTTCAAGCGTGCTGTCGCGCAGCTCGTGCTCGACATGAGGCTCGACGTCGCCTTCGGGGAGGTTGAGGAGGACGGTCGCCGCTCGTTGCTCGCATCGTCCGAGGGCTTCGTTGACGGCGCGCAAGGCAGGTCGGCCCCCTCGGCATACGAGCGCATCTGCCAGCGGCAGGACGAGCCCCATAGCTGCCTAAGTATGCTGGCCGGTGGGTTTTCGCTGGGGCCGTCGGAACGGCGAATGCTGGCGCTCTACTTCGCGCTCGACACAGTGTGGGAGGGCGTCGAGGACGCGATTCGCGACATGGTGAACCCCGCCGCGCTTCGGGCGATGGTGACAAGCATGATTGGGGTGGCGCTCGTGATGCTGGTCGCGCCTGAGCCCATTACGAAAGTCATCGCGATTGCACTGACGGCCTCGCTGATTGCCTATCTTGGGACGGGGCCGGTGTGGAATCTCGGGCAGGGGTTCCTACGCCTGCTCGATGAGTCTCGGGACGCGGTTGGGTTCGCGGACTTGGAGAGGGCAGGGCATCGCTTCGGGAAGGTGCTGGGGGACAATGGAGCCCGCGTTCTGGTGATCGTGGCGCTGTCGGCCCTGGGCGGGAAGCGCGCGATGGCGTCGCAGGGACCGAAGATGCCGGGCTTCGCGCAGGCGGCTTCCCGGGCGCAGCTTGAAGGGGGCTTCCAGCTATCGGCCGCACTGGCCGGGGAGGTTCAGGCGATCTCGATTTCGTCGGCTGGGGTGCTGAACGTGACGCTCGCACCGACAGCGGTCGCCGCGGTCGCGATGGGCGCAGGCGAAGGCGTTGGGGCTGCCCCTGCCGTGGGAGTCGGAGGGCGGATTCAGGGCGACCCCGACGGCAACGTTCATCACATCTGCACGGATAAGAACTCCGTCTCGGACGCAAATGGTGGGCCGTGGACGCCAGAGTTCGAGAAGCTCTTTAACAGGGCGGGAATGAAGTTGAGCGATCCTTCTAACCTGGTTCGAATCCGGGGGCATAAGGGGCCTCACCCCGCCGAGTATCACGGAGTGGTCCTGCGTCGGATTAGCTCCGTTATGAGGTCGTGCAGATGTGTTGAACAGTGCCGGGCTGCACTGACGGGCGAGCTTGCCAAGATTGCGCAGGAACTCGTAAGTAAGGGGTCGGAGATGCGGGCGCTGATTACAAAAGGCTCCAAGGAATAG
- a CDS encoding M15 family metallopeptidase: MTHANFERVTLDRVYPPFVVVSLEVIARCVARGVRYVATHGFRDLTEQAELRRLYLAGKGGKASPAGLSAHNYGLAFDFVCDWSPRPGVQPDWREAAYRVLGEESAKAGLVWGGRFGDSPHLQWPGYVSALQLTPLRTLVQQSSLADVWARLDAERLSPKWRAANPKLAAELERLGF; this comes from the coding sequence ATGACCCATGCGAACTTCGAGCGGGTCACCCTTGACCGCGTCTATCCGCCGTTCGTCGTGGTCTCCCTTGAGGTCATCGCGCGTTGTGTGGCCAGGGGCGTTCGCTACGTCGCGACGCATGGCTTCCGGGACCTGACGGAACAGGCTGAGCTGCGTCGGCTGTACTTGGCGGGGAAGGGCGGCAAGGCATCGCCCGCAGGCTTGTCCGCCCACAACTACGGACTCGCCTTCGACTTCGTCTGCGACTGGAGCCCGCGACCTGGCGTTCAGCCGGATTGGCGCGAGGCGGCTTACCGCGTGCTGGGTGAGGAATCCGCGAAGGCGGGCCTCGTCTGGGGCGGTAGGTTTGGCGACTCCCCCCATCTGCAGTGGCCGGGCTACGTGAGCGCGCTTCAGCTCACGCCGCTTCGGACCCTGGTCCAACAAAGCTCCCTCGCCGACGTGTGGGCTCGCCTCGATGCCGAGCGCCTGTCGCCGAAGTGGCGTGCAGCAAACCCGAAGCTCGCGGCCGAACTGGAGCGGCTGGGCTTCTAA
- a CDS encoding bacteriocin fulvocin C-related protein encodes MLLKIKIAMLLSPMIIGAFIVGFPTTAAAGDDCTETQAQIQAWIEENEGILPTTLEEVSRHPMAYRRAILVALPAEQKAALWKEHTRQYMASHPQMSAKQVAVLEMVLATISPQFYTEGVTPEVRRVQAAVKAAFSPEEARLIVATLGPPETPAAEASLAPLCECSRVDQWCGSFRCRAYSCRQQSGCGWWGGERCDGLCG; translated from the coding sequence ATGCTCTTGAAAATTAAGATTGCAATGCTTCTGAGTCCCATGATTATTGGGGCTTTCATTGTGGGATTCCCTACCACCGCGGCAGCGGGGGATGACTGCACAGAGACTCAGGCGCAGATCCAGGCGTGGATCGAGGAAAATGAAGGCATTCTTCCGACCACGCTGGAGGAAGTGAGTCGTCACCCGATGGCATACCGCAGGGCCATTCTGGTGGCGCTGCCCGCCGAGCAGAAAGCCGCGCTCTGGAAGGAACACACCCGCCAATACATGGCAAGCCACCCGCAGATGAGCGCAAAGCAGGTCGCGGTACTTGAGATGGTGCTGGCAACGATCAGTCCTCAGTTCTACACCGAGGGCGTTACCCCCGAGGTCCGACGAGTGCAGGCCGCAGTCAAGGCTGCCTTCAGTCCGGAGGAGGCCCGTCTCATCGTGGCCACGCTGGGGCCGCCAGAGACACCTGCCGCCGAGGCTTCACTGGCACCGTTATGCGAGTGCAGTCGAGTGGATCAGTGGTGCGGGAGCTTCAGGTGCAGGGCATATTCATGCAGGCAGCAAAGCGGGTGCGGATGGTGGGGGGGAGAACGTTGTGACGGACTCTGTGGTTGA
- a CDS encoding phage tail protein, whose amino-acid sequence MAGGGLKVGDLYVVVTAAVGEFSKSMRRVVADVAQTADKVEKLGKKIGAIGGLFSVGLYGALAAVAEFDSGVTERLDRIKLIFTNVFAEVGEAILPHIERLSEVLEHALGWFQRLEPSVKQSVGTMLVWGTAAALAGGALGTAAGVVKSTAEIVGTVVVPALDGAGKAVVRFSGFVRGETPVVEGNLKKVAKGAEQVDAGFAAAFRNAAARILVVAAPLAAVALAVAGVVMLAGTLYKAWNDASTGMRDMFVSAWRGVTEVAGRAVAFFRELFTGLGAIVGTWARGQLETFAFVVRNLARMAAPLARALNLDGVAASLEGLKDLNGDALLGGLKGFADGALGKLKDGFASVWADVSFGAGYAFDGVKLLGGDAAAFLREKFGGVFDDMLGGPKGKLRTPSAGPEIEAGRVQIGNFNAKEFLTSVGNVAAVIEQVARKKAKELADALARAVDEAKRSLTSRFTQALGGLYELFERFEQGMLVGGVWGGVIAVVAELLAQSSTFATLIQMTAGFIQFVADAIGRVLAPVLPLLASAFNMVAPLLDAIVPVLEMLLAPLQAIAPVLEVLGTLFQGLAPLISVLGQILVALTQPLALLAGPIMKAFFAVVRIVAMGILYVVKGVGTVWNAIVGFIAGVFRALSKIPVVGGAFEKMARGLDSMKVPMDQVDGALNTLRDTTYESAAANSAAAVAQWENANATKKATEALSNVPSGFKVALARFNAQDPVSGQPQRPHGASPVTSSPAVPVSGGNVSVGQIVIQAAHDPAETARQVYIEMKREAGRRRGNGEWLNGRY is encoded by the coding sequence ATGGCTGGCGGCGGTTTGAAAGTTGGCGACTTGTATGTCGTCGTCACGGCCGCCGTTGGCGAGTTCTCCAAGTCCATGCGGCGCGTTGTCGCGGACGTCGCTCAGACGGCTGACAAAGTCGAGAAGCTCGGGAAGAAGATTGGCGCAATCGGCGGGCTTTTCAGCGTGGGACTGTATGGCGCGCTTGCCGCCGTGGCTGAGTTCGATAGCGGCGTCACCGAGCGGCTCGACAGAATCAAGCTCATCTTCACCAACGTCTTCGCGGAAGTCGGCGAAGCAATTCTTCCTCACATTGAGAGACTCTCCGAAGTCCTCGAACACGCGCTCGGCTGGTTCCAGCGGCTAGAGCCGTCGGTGAAGCAGTCCGTCGGAACCATGCTGGTATGGGGGACTGCGGCGGCGCTCGCGGGTGGCGCGCTGGGGACTGCCGCTGGCGTCGTTAAGAGCACTGCCGAAATTGTGGGTACGGTTGTCGTCCCTGCGCTGGACGGCGCGGGAAAGGCCGTCGTGCGCTTCTCCGGCTTCGTGCGTGGGGAGACGCCCGTTGTTGAAGGCAACCTGAAGAAAGTCGCGAAGGGGGCTGAGCAGGTCGACGCGGGCTTTGCTGCGGCCTTCCGCAATGCCGCCGCGCGCATCCTCGTGGTGGCGGCGCCTCTGGCCGCTGTCGCGCTCGCCGTTGCAGGCGTCGTGATGCTCGCGGGCACGCTTTACAAGGCGTGGAACGACGCGAGCACCGGCATGCGCGATATGTTCGTGTCGGCTTGGCGGGGCGTCACCGAAGTTGCGGGTCGCGCGGTGGCCTTCTTCCGGGAACTCTTCACGGGGCTTGGGGCCATTGTCGGGACGTGGGCACGCGGGCAGCTCGAAACGTTCGCCTTCGTGGTGCGCAACCTGGCACGCATGGCGGCGCCGCTGGCCCGCGCGCTCAACCTCGACGGCGTCGCGGCCTCGCTCGAAGGGTTGAAGGACCTGAACGGCGACGCGCTGCTCGGCGGGCTGAAGGGCTTCGCCGACGGCGCACTCGGCAAGTTGAAGGACGGCTTCGCTTCCGTTTGGGCGGACGTCTCCTTTGGCGCGGGCTACGCCTTTGATGGCGTGAAGCTGCTCGGCGGTGACGCTGCGGCATTCCTCCGTGAGAAGTTCGGCGGCGTCTTCGACGACATGCTCGGCGGGCCGAAGGGCAAGCTGCGCACGCCATCCGCTGGGCCGGAAATCGAAGCGGGCCGCGTCCAGATTGGGAACTTCAACGCGAAGGAGTTCCTGACGAGCGTCGGCAACGTCGCGGCAGTCATCGAACAGGTCGCCCGGAAGAAGGCGAAGGAACTCGCGGACGCGCTGGCCAGGGCCGTCGACGAAGCGAAGCGCTCCCTCACGAGCCGCTTCACGCAGGCCCTGGGCGGGCTCTACGAGCTGTTCGAGCGCTTCGAGCAAGGGATGCTGGTGGGCGGCGTGTGGGGCGGCGTCATCGCCGTTGTCGCGGAGTTGCTCGCGCAAAGCTCGACGTTCGCCACGTTGATTCAGATGACGGCGGGCTTCATCCAGTTCGTTGCCGATGCCATCGGCCGCGTGCTGGCCCCCGTGCTGCCGCTCCTCGCGTCCGCCTTCAACATGGTGGCGCCGCTGCTCGACGCCATCGTTCCGGTGCTCGAAATGCTGCTCGCGCCGCTCCAGGCGATTGCCCCGGTGCTGGAGGTGCTCGGCACGCTCTTCCAGGGACTCGCCCCGCTCATCAGCGTGTTGGGTCAGATTCTCGTCGCGCTGACGCAGCCTCTGGCGTTGCTCGCGGGCCCCATCATGAAGGCGTTCTTCGCCGTCGTGCGAATCGTGGCGATGGGGATTCTCTACGTCGTCAAAGGCGTCGGGACGGTGTGGAACGCCATCGTCGGTTTCATTGCCGGTGTCTTCCGCGCGCTCAGCAAGATTCCGGTTGTCGGTGGCGCCTTCGAGAAGATGGCACGGGGACTCGACAGCATGAAAGTCCCGATGGACCAGGTCGACGGCGCGCTGAACACGCTGCGCGATACGACTTACGAGTCAGCCGCCGCGAACTCTGCCGCCGCTGTCGCTCAGTGGGAGAACGCCAACGCCACGAAGAAGGCAACCGAGGCGCTCAGCAACGTTCCCTCCGGCTTCAAGGTGGCGCTCGCGAGGTTCAACGCACAGGACCCGGTTTCTGGCCAGCCGCAGAGGCCGCATGGTGCATCACCCGTCACGTCGAGCCCTGCTGTCCCGGTGAGTGGCGGCAACGTCAGCGTTGGGCAGATTGTGATTCAGGCCGCGCATGACCCCGCCGAGACAGCACGACAAGTTTATATCGAAATGAAGCGCGAAGCGGGCCGACGTCGCGGCAATGGCGAGTGGCTGAATGGGAGGTATTGA
- a CDS encoding phage tail protein, translating to MSNKHKLLAKNRRVLKSVEVDGVKVNIIKPTMGDRLRLIEQAREAGEMTEKNEPTGDRAGARMLGRIAVCVLHDAETGRPMFSVNDIDELLDESWLEDLATDLTDVFNVSEEKMRGK from the coding sequence ATGTCGAACAAGCACAAGCTGCTTGCGAAGAATCGTCGCGTCCTGAAATCGGTGGAGGTGGACGGCGTCAAGGTGAACATCATCAAGCCGACGATGGGCGACCGGCTGCGGCTGATTGAGCAGGCCCGCGAGGCTGGCGAGATGACGGAGAAGAACGAGCCGACGGGAGACCGGGCCGGGGCGCGCATGCTGGGGCGCATCGCTGTCTGCGTGCTTCACGACGCGGAGACGGGCCGCCCGATGTTCTCCGTCAACGACATCGACGAGCTGCTCGACGAGTCGTGGCTTGAAGACCTCGCGACGGACCTGACGGACGTCTTCAACGTCAGCGAAGAGAAGATGCGGGGAAAATAG
- a CDS encoding phage tail tube protein, which translates to MATPVAAHLDSVSVRSDANATQAADRVDGLTDASLSETGDFVETNYLGGSGYKSRVQTLKDTSADLSGHFMEGAAPQSVLRDARDDGSTVYVTFIFDPSASAGSKGKRIPMVVNSYDEKLTPGGVVEFTCKLLGNGAPVAV; encoded by the coding sequence ATGGCGACCCCTGTTGCTGCTCACCTCGACAGTGTTTCGGTGCGCTCAGACGCGAATGCCACGCAGGCCGCTGACCGCGTCGACGGCCTGACGGATGCGTCTCTTAGCGAGACGGGCGACTTCGTCGAGACGAATTACCTCGGCGGCTCGGGCTACAAGTCCCGCGTCCAGACGCTGAAGGACACCAGCGCGGACCTGTCGGGACACTTCATGGAAGGCGCCGCGCCGCAGTCCGTGCTGCGTGACGCGCGCGATGACGGGAGCACCGTCTACGTGACGTTCATCTTCGACCCCAGCGCATCGGCCGGCTCCAAGGGCAAGCGAATTCCCATGGTCGTCAACAGCTACGACGAGAAGCTGACCCCGGGTGGTGTCGTGGAGTTCACTTGCAAGCTCTTGGGCAATGGCGCCCCGGTGGCCGTCTGA
- a CDS encoding minor capsid protein has translation MARDTAADLATILASGGLGLSAGANLFLGPTLEDDDATVPDVACFVLQTGGEPPQSFIGGGRKTYRTVTSQVRVRSARESFREGQALALAALDVLHLVNAPGYVLIEVDEGSPNYVGTDGSDRHWWTFTVDASFIDLGA, from the coding sequence ATGGCCCGCGACACGGCTGCCGACCTCGCGACGATTCTCGCCTCTGGGGGCCTCGGGCTGAGCGCCGGGGCCAACCTGTTTCTCGGCCCGACGCTCGAAGACGACGACGCCACGGTGCCGGACGTCGCGTGCTTCGTGTTGCAAACCGGAGGGGAGCCGCCGCAGAGCTTCATCGGCGGGGGCCGCAAGACGTACCGAACCGTTACCAGTCAGGTCCGCGTGCGCTCGGCGCGTGAGAGCTTCCGGGAGGGACAGGCGCTCGCGCTCGCAGCCCTCGACGTGCTGCATCTCGTGAATGCCCCGGGCTACGTGCTGATTGAGGTGGACGAAGGCAGCCCCAACTACGTCGGCACCGACGGGAGCGACCGGCATTGGTGGACCTTCACCGTGGATGCCTCCTTCATCGACCTGGGCGCGTGA
- a CDS encoding phage major capsid protein, whose product MTREQIAQMVKALGPEVARELMDAAARSAPGRVEPGGAPRGTGVYASAENFGGFAKSVIAAGRRTGAAELVDAAKRFGNADVQKAVQLSKFDSAGVLVPIQQSGEVIEFLRPDAAMLKLGVRTQTFKGELHMGKQTGTSVFKWVGEGETVPKSAPKYGKIVLKAHKGMVLTDISNDLLRTPGVGDAGVGEDIRATVADGLDDAGFNGDGTGAAPKGLFAQLDAAHTFASTGTTSAAYLADIDKAVELPLTAHVRMGSAAWVLHPTRATALLQLQNSGVWVFRQEMLDRGTIRGFPFVMTTRVPVSRITFSADWRQFIYGIDEDLILSEHDVRAEYDETTVRAIVKGDFKVRQPKAFSSITYT is encoded by the coding sequence ATGACTCGCGAGCAAATCGCACAGATGGTGAAGGCGCTCGGCCCCGAGGTCGCGCGAGAGCTGATGGACGCCGCCGCTCGAAGTGCCCCGGGCCGGGTTGAGCCGGGGGGCGCGCCGCGCGGGACTGGCGTCTACGCGAGCGCTGAGAACTTCGGCGGCTTCGCAAAGAGCGTCATCGCGGCCGGACGCCGCACCGGAGCCGCCGAGTTGGTCGACGCCGCGAAGCGCTTCGGCAATGCCGACGTCCAGAAGGCCGTTCAGCTCAGCAAGTTCGACTCGGCCGGTGTGCTGGTGCCCATCCAGCAGAGCGGCGAAGTGATTGAGTTCCTGCGGCCCGACGCGGCGATGCTCAAGCTGGGCGTGCGTACCCAGACGTTCAAGGGCGAGCTGCACATGGGGAAGCAAACCGGAACGTCCGTCTTCAAGTGGGTAGGGGAGGGCGAGACGGTCCCGAAGAGCGCGCCGAAGTACGGGAAGATTGTCCTCAAGGCGCACAAGGGCATGGTGCTGACCGACATCAGCAACGACTTGCTGCGCACGCCGGGCGTGGGTGACGCGGGCGTCGGCGAGGACATCCGGGCGACGGTGGCCGATGGCCTGGACGACGCGGGCTTCAACGGGGACGGGACGGGCGCCGCGCCGAAGGGGCTCTTCGCTCAGCTCGACGCCGCGCACACCTTCGCTTCGACGGGGACGACGTCGGCCGCCTACTTGGCCGACATCGACAAGGCCGTTGAGCTGCCGCTGACGGCGCATGTCCGCATGGGCAGCGCGGCGTGGGTCCTTCACCCGACGCGGGCGACGGCGCTGCTTCAGCTCCAGAATTCCGGCGTCTGGGTGTTCCGTCAGGAGATGCTGGATAGGGGCACGATTCGCGGCTTCCCCTTCGTGATGACGACCCGCGTGCCGGTGTCGCGCATCACCTTCTCGGCGGACTGGCGACAGTTCATCTACGGCATCGACGAGGACTTGATTCTCTCCGAGCACGACGTTCGCGCCGAGTACGACGAGACCACGGTTCGCGCCATCGTGAAGGGCGACTTCAAGGTTCGCCAGCCGAAGGCGTTCAGCTCCATCACCTACACCTGA